The sequence below is a genomic window from Paenibacillus sp. DCT19.
TACGATCCTATCACCTGTTGACCTGTGAAAATATTATTTTTGCGCTGCCGCTTCAATGTCTGCATATGCCCAGTGTGTTGCTGGTACATCGTTGAATGAAGGTGTCACCACTCCAGTTCGTGGTGCGCGATTGAACAGCACATTCAGAACTTTTACAGCTTCAGCACGTGTAAGCTTGCTATTGGGCTTAAACGTACCGTCGCTATAACCAACCATTAAGCCTGCAGACTGAACATAAGCAATCGCATCCGATGCCCACAGGTCTGCTGATACGTCCGTGAACGTAACTTCTGCTGCAGCACCGACAGTTGGACTTGCTTGTTGTTGCTGCATCCAACGATACGCAATCGTTGCCATCTGTGCACGGGTAATGGAGCCTTCCGGCGCAAATTGTGTAGTGTTCAACCCGTTCATGATACCTGCGGATTGAGCCTTCTGAATCTCACTTGTTGCCCAATGCGTTGCAGATACATCCGTGTAGTTCACACTAGCAGCAGAGCTTGATCCTGCTTCATCCGTCAGGTTGCGAGCCAGCATAGCCGCCATTTGCGCACGTGTTACCAACGCATCTGGACGGAAGTCTGCCCCAAAGCCTTGAATGTATGGAAGCTGTGAACTTTGCGAAGCTTTCAAGCCATCCACAACGACAAGTGTGAACGTACTGAATTTGGTTACAGTAAACTCTATACCTTCACTATTATCTTTGAGTTTCACCAGTTTACCTTGAATCAATTCTTTGGTACCGTCACTGTGTTCGATGTAGATCGCCAGGTTGTCCAATGCTTGCTGACGCGCAGCTGGATCTGTTGGCAAGCTATTACGCAGTGGTAATGTCAACGTAACTTCTCTGCTTTGCATATTGGTTTCAATCTCAACTGGACGAGCCAGTACACGCACGTTCGTATTGGGAGCAATCTCTTGAATCAACCGCTCCTTCTTCGCACGCTCTTCTACTTCCTTACGCTCTGATTCCAACTTCAATGGAACGACGCGGAAATACAAGTCTTGATCGAATCCAGCAATCGAACTCGTCGGAACAGATATCACGACATTGCCTGTAGAAATTTCAAGTTTAAGCGCACCATCATTCAGTGCCTTAACGGCTGCTTTTGGCAGTTCAATCCGTGTCTCGGACACAGCATCTTGGGCATCTGGAATGACAATACGTGCTGTGTCTGTTCCAAGCTGCTTCGCTTTTTCCACCGATTCCTTGGCAATCGCTTCACTCATTTTCACCAAATCTTTGATTATACCATTCGTTTCAGTTGTGCGAGTAATCGGTGTCTTGGTCAAGTTGGTGCCGTTAACACCGTTCACATCTACAACAATCTGTTCCTGTTTCGTAGCTGGAGCAGGTGTTGTACTTGATGACCCGGTAGACGGTGTTGACGTAGATGGGCTAGGCGTTGATGGATTAGTTGGTGTTGTTGTGTTACCACCATCTGATTCTTTCGCTGTAAAGACAAATTTCAGAGCACGCCCTGGCATCTCAACACTGATCGCTTTATAACGTACCAGCACTGTCACATTTCTATTGAAATCCAAACGGTCAATCGATGCTAGATCAAGCCAATGAACACCGCCATCAAAAGAAATTTCCATTGTAGGCTCTAGGCCAATCAATCTCTTATTCGTGTTGTCTGCTGTTACATTAGGAGCGGTGAAGAATGAGTCAATCACATATTGCAAGTGCGAAGCACTCTCATAACCGTCCTCTTTATGCTCCAGAACCCAGTCCGCCAGTTCCTTTTTGCCTTCATTGCTAAGGTCCGCTCTTCTGGATAGATTAAGTGAGCCTGAGAAGTCGATCTTTTTGCCATGGAAAAATTGTTCACCACTCAACTGATTTTTCATCGTTGTATCAAGCCACTCGTTCATTTGATCTACCGTAATAGCATTCTCAATCGGTTCGAACGGTGCGGAGAGAAGTCCAAGAATGAACTCAGGGTTGGGAATTTCCCCTGCTGATGTTCCTTCCAACCGCTCCTTCACCAATAAGTGCAAAAACGTATATGCAAATACAGGTTTATTCACTTTACCGAGATCAAGATAACGCTGTCCGACATCCTGCAGACTCTCTGTTTTACGATCATTGAAATGCTTAAGACCATCGGACAAAGACTGGGCTAGAACATCTAGTTTATCCTGAAGAACACCCAGTTCCTTCTGCTCCCAGACTAATTGTGCCTGTACAGCAAGCTCAATCATATATTGAACTTGTGACTCTTTTTCATAGTCTTCCCCAACTTGATAGATCAAGAATCTAGCTACATATTTTTTTAGTTCTGGCGTGAAGTTAGAATATTCCTGAGGTAAGGTGATATCCTCGAGATGTTCTATAGCCATGATCATATCAGCCGTATCTTCGTCCTCTCTTGCATAGTTCACATCACGCAAATCATATTTATTACCATTATCGATATCCGGATTCAAATATTGATTAAAAGCATTTTGAATAGCTGCATAGGTTAGATATCCTGCATTCGGACGTTTCTCCAACATTTGTTGGGCCAACTCATTCTTTTCTGTGCTAGTCATCGTATTGTAATCACTAAAGTCTAGCGGGAATTTCTCCATCGGTTTGGTCGGATTATCGATGTTGTATACTTCGACCTTGCTCTGCATATAAACAATTTTCTCAATTGTATCTTTCATATCTGCTTTCGTCTCAACCAGATTAAGGTATGGGGTTCCTTCTACCGCTGATTCCGTTTCGCCCATTACACGATTGATCGCTGAGCTTGTACTGAGTCTCAGTTCGAATCGGTATGCTGTCATACGCTTTTCTAGATCAGAGGAAGTTAGATACATGTTAACAAGACGATAGAACTCTTCTCGATCAACCGCTTCATTAAAGTAATTAGCACGTTCTGCTTGTTTGGTATAAAATGCATCAAGCGCAGTCTTAGCAGTTGGCTCCCCGATCTGGTGCATCACATCGAGTGCGCGCATAGCGACTTCCACCATAATTTGAACTTGCCCTTGGTTGGCGTATCCCCCTGTTGGTGGGTCAATTCGCAATAGGTAATCTGCCACAGCCTGCTGATCTTCAGTAGTCAGGGATTTAAAATCAGGTAACACTACGAACTGCTCGTCGCTAAAGAACGCTATAGCTTGCTGGATATCCTCTGGGTTAGTCCTTCTAGCGGTCTTTTTGAATTCGTTATACTGATCCAACCACGGTGCATCGGCAAAAAACGAATCAAATGCCGACTGCACTTGAGCAATGTTGTCATAGTATCCACTCACTGGTCTGTTATCAATGATCCAATCTGCCAATTCACCAAGCTCACTAGCATTAACAATCTCCGACATTTTACTCAAATTGAATGCAAATGGTGGAAAGCTGCTATCATGATTCTGTATATAATCTTGGTTAGCGATGTATACGTTATAAAGATTGTTTAAAGCAGAACTAACACTTGTACCATTCACGCCATCAAAAAGCGCTAACTGCGTCGTCATAAAGCTT
It includes:
- a CDS encoding S-layer homology domain-containing protein, with the protein product MASADELTPRERINEQRNDYFLNNDPSIISTVQSILEEPGFINLPDDYSLLTDSQKSEIAEGVMSFISDNVQYSEDRQVGYIFNLLYHLAKLTKQADANTFQQTSTSLYELFGEVDDYFLNVSDQDLNQLRTASSSYSLLRGVDQALLVNTAYSKYARANLGNPISYGTKLSFMTTQLALFDGVNGTSVSSALNNLYNVYIANQDYIQNHDSSFPPFAFNLSKMSEIVNASELGELADWIIDNRPVSGYYDNIAQVQSAFDSFFADAPWLDQYNEFKKTARRTNPEDIQQAIAFFSDEQFVVLPDFKSLTTEDQQAVADYLLRIDPPTGGYANQGQVQIMVEVAMRALDVMHQIGEPTAKTALDAFYTKQAERANYFNEAVDREEFYRLVNMYLTSSDLEKRMTAYRFELRLSTSSAINRVMGETESAVEGTPYLNLVETKADMKDTIEKIVYMQSKVEVYNIDNPTKPMEKFPLDFSDYNTMTSTEKNELAQQMLEKRPNAGYLTYAAIQNAFNQYLNPDIDNGNKYDLRDVNYAREDEDTADMIMAIEHLEDITLPQEYSNFTPELKKYVARFLIYQVGEDYEKESQVQYMIELAVQAQLVWEQKELGVLQDKLDVLAQSLSDGLKHFNDRKTESLQDVGQRYLDLGKVNKPVFAYTFLHLLVKERLEGTSAGEIPNPEFILGLLSAPFEPIENAITVDQMNEWLDTTMKNQLSGEQFFHGKKIDFSGSLNLSRRADLSNEGKKELADWVLEHKEDGYESASHLQYVIDSFFTAPNVTADNTNKRLIGLEPTMEISFDGGVHWLDLASIDRLDFNRNVTVLVRYKAISVEMPGRALKFVFTAKESDGGNTTTPTNPSTPSPSTSTPSTGSSSTTPAPATKQEQIVVDVNGVNGTNLTKTPITRTTETNGIIKDLVKMSEAIAKESVEKAKQLGTDTARIVIPDAQDAVSETRIELPKAAVKALNDGALKLEISTGNVVISVPTSSIAGFDQDLYFRVVPLKLESERKEVEERAKKERLIQEIAPNTNVRVLARPVEIETNMQSREVTLTLPLRNSLPTDPAARQQALDNLAIYIEHSDGTKELIQGKLVKLKDNSEGIEFTVTKFSTFTLVVVDGLKASQSSQLPYIQGFGADFRPDALVTRAQMAAMLARNLTDEAGSSSAASVNYTDVSATHWATSEIQKAQSAGIMNGLNTTQFAPEGSITRAQMATIAYRWMQQQQASPTVGAAAEVTFTDVSADLWASDAIAYVQSAGLMVGYSDGTFKPNSKLTRAEAVKVLNVLFNRAPRTGVVTPSFNDVPATHWAYADIEAAAQK